From Segatella copri, the proteins below share one genomic window:
- a CDS encoding starch-binding protein, whose amino-acid sequence MPRRFLLLQIRQLLLRWLSALNGGEFEKTITVTATLSSNAKSGWYKIGDGVQVNLTPGKAATFTLGADMMEGESKTVTWSATNADGTTKTGSSTFNKIKEVVIPTPTGIFAYFLAPSDWSQVDSWAWNDTDNFTGGNWPGVSCTKTGMKKNGLDVWMWKYDGDLTTAPTMIIFNNGGGQQTKDLKFENGAVYNLAGKTNESVSTGINQVGSKKAPAKLKIYSINGVKVAEVNKVSDAEYVLAPGMYICNGKKFVIK is encoded by the coding sequence GTGCCAAGAAGATTTCTGCTCCTGCAAATTCGACAGCTGCTGCTAAGGTGGCTTTCAGCCCTTAACGGTGGTGAATTTGAGAAGACAATCACTGTAACTGCAACGCTGAGCAGCAATGCTAAGAGCGGTTGGTATAAGATCGGTGATGGTGTGCAGGTAAATCTTACTCCTGGTAAGGCTGCTACATTCACACTCGGTGCTGACATGATGGAAGGCGAGAGCAAGACTGTAACTTGGAGTGCAACCAATGCTGATGGTACAACCAAGACAGGTTCTTCAACCTTCAACAAGATTAAAGAGGTAGTTATTCCTACTCCAACAGGTATCTTCGCTTACTTCCTCGCTCCTTCAGACTGGAGTCAGGTAGACAGCTGGGCTTGGAATGATACAGACAACTTTACTGGTGGTAACTGGCCAGGTGTAAGCTGTACCAAGACTGGCATGAAGAAGAATGGTTTGGATGTCTGGATGTGGAAGTATGATGGCGATTTGACAACTGCTCCTACTATGATCATCTTCAACAACGGCGGTGGTCAGCAGACAAAGGATTTGAAATTCGAAAACGGTGCAGTTTATAACCTTGCCGGTAAGACCAATGAGTCTGTCTCAACAGGTATCAACCAGGTAGGTAGCAAGAAGGCTCCTGCTAAGTTGAAGATTTACTCTATCAATGGTGTGAAGGTAGCCGAAGTAAACAAGGTTTCTGATGCAGAATACGTTCTGGCTCCAGGTATGTATATCTGCAATGGCAAAAAGTTTGTTATCAAATAA
- a CDS encoding alpha-amylase family glycosyl hydrolase, translating to MRKFKKKLFAAMLLLLASSNAMATDNFTVNRTDFRDESIYFMITTRFYDGDPKNNVLCWDNQEAQMSTKDPCWRGDFQGVIDKLDYIKALGFTAIWITPVVQNASGYDYHGYHASDFSKVDCRYQSGDGKKSGDVMFQELIDKAHAKGIKIILDIVLNHSGNFGEEKLCKEFDRDTRLRNQADINACMIPNPETLGSDYPSLLPAAQYQRRLALMKNTDGQNHDPHNYWHHFGNFNWDEPNRWWAQIAGDCVDLNTENNTVAEYLINCYGNFIKMGVDGFRIDTSGHISRLTFCKQFIPQFAALGKKYENKRLNKAPFFMYGEVCSRYSDVQYRGQDNLSPYYYTWQAPQNLMDQFDGSQSYWDTQEIYDRGTGYDDKLMPLCEKDKANSPESNNTFMLNGAWHEPDYSQSSGFNVIDFPLHYNFGNAATAYRLAKSVDMKYNDATYNVVYVDSHDYGPGSGSRFGGSDAQWAENLSLMFTFRGIPCLYYGSEVGFRRDVVIDRGPNGPLSETGRAYFGGYITGDVEASDFGEYKASGNVAASLNHDVAQHLIRLNKIRQAVPALRKGQWTDDGCTPAKGGFAFKRAYKDSYALVALNGGATFTDCPAGTYTDLVTGKTYTGSTITVDAPHNQGQVRVLVKDWTGGKLIDDGAFIYETAAQHKGDQTYDGNEEAGTTWVDEAPLPPVSVSLSPAGGNFRTNTVTVTAEVSEDATSAWYQIEGQDKVDLTPGKSVTFTIGEDMNFKDTKTVTWSVTNSEGKEKTGQVTYTKVDPNASIVVMVKADKAPYIHAWTPGVGGKNLTGAWPGKVMKGPEEIDGAKYWTYDFDNVESFNVILNNGSGDQSGDITGITSDTYLEYDGGKSAKKISAPANSTAAAKVAFSP from the coding sequence ATGAGAAAGTTCAAGAAGAAGCTCTTTGCAGCGATGCTGCTGCTGCTTGCCTCGTCTAATGCGATGGCGACTGACAACTTCACGGTTAATCGTACAGATTTCCGAGATGAAAGTATTTACTTCATGATCACCACGCGTTTCTACGATGGAGATCCTAAAAACAATGTGCTCTGCTGGGACAACCAGGAAGCACAGATGAGTACCAAGGACCCTTGTTGGCGAGGTGACTTCCAGGGTGTCATCGACAAGCTCGACTACATCAAGGCGTTAGGTTTCACTGCCATCTGGATTACACCTGTCGTACAGAATGCGTCCGGTTATGACTACCACGGCTATCATGCTTCGGATTTCTCCAAGGTAGATTGCCGCTATCAGAGTGGTGACGGTAAAAAGAGTGGTGACGTGATGTTCCAGGAACTCATCGACAAGGCTCACGCCAAGGGTATCAAGATTATCCTCGATATCGTGCTCAACCACTCCGGTAACTTCGGTGAGGAGAAGCTCTGCAAGGAGTTCGACCGTGATACACGTCTTCGTAACCAGGCAGACATCAATGCTTGTATGATTCCTAATCCCGAAACATTAGGTAGTGACTATCCAAGTCTTTTGCCTGCTGCTCAGTATCAGCGTCGTCTTGCCCTGATGAAGAATACCGATGGTCAGAATCATGATCCACACAACTACTGGCACCATTTCGGTAACTTCAACTGGGATGAGCCAAACCGCTGGTGGGCTCAGATTGCAGGTGACTGTGTGGACCTCAATACTGAGAATAATACAGTGGCTGAATATCTTATCAACTGCTATGGCAATTTTATCAAGATGGGTGTCGATGGCTTCCGTATTGATACATCCGGTCACATCTCACGTCTTACCTTCTGCAAGCAGTTCATTCCTCAGTTTGCTGCCCTCGGTAAGAAGTATGAGAACAAGCGATTGAACAAGGCTCCATTCTTCATGTATGGTGAGGTTTGTTCCCGTTACAGTGATGTGCAGTACCGTGGTCAGGACAATCTTTCACCTTATTATTATACATGGCAGGCTCCACAGAACTTGATGGATCAGTTTGATGGCAGCCAGTCATATTGGGACACTCAGGAAATCTATGACCGTGGTACAGGTTATGATGATAAGCTGATGCCTCTCTGCGAGAAAGATAAAGCGAATTCTCCAGAAAGCAACAATACCTTTATGCTGAATGGCGCATGGCATGAGCCAGATTATTCTCAGTCAAGCGGTTTCAATGTGATCGACTTCCCATTGCACTACAACTTCGGTAATGCTGCCACCGCATACCGTTTGGCTAAGTCTGTTGATATGAAATATAATGACGCTACCTATAATGTGGTATATGTAGACAGTCACGACTATGGTCCTGGGTCAGGGTCTCGTTTTGGCGGCTCAGACGCTCAGTGGGCAGAGAATCTCTCTCTGATGTTCACCTTCCGTGGAATCCCATGTCTCTATTATGGTTCTGAGGTAGGTTTCCGTCGCGATGTTGTGATTGACAGAGGTCCTAATGGTCCTCTTTCTGAAACTGGTCGTGCTTACTTCGGTGGTTATATCACAGGTGATGTAGAAGCATCAGACTTCGGTGAATACAAGGCTTCTGGTAATGTGGCTGCTTCATTGAATCATGATGTCGCTCAGCACCTCATCCGTCTGAACAAGATTCGTCAGGCTGTTCCTGCTCTCCGTAAGGGTCAGTGGACTGACGATGGTTGTACTCCTGCCAAGGGTGGTTTCGCCTTCAAGCGTGCTTATAAGGACAGTTATGCACTCGTAGCCCTCAATGGTGGTGCTACTTTCACAGATTGCCCAGCTGGTACTTATACAGACTTGGTAACAGGCAAGACTTACACAGGTTCTACTATCACCGTTGATGCTCCTCATAATCAGGGTCAGGTTCGCGTACTCGTGAAAGACTGGACTGGTGGCAAGCTCATTGATGATGGTGCTTTCATCTACGAAACTGCTGCTCAGCATAAGGGTGATCAGACCTATGATGGCAATGAAGAGGCTGGTACAACTTGGGTTGACGAGGCTCCTCTTCCGCCTGTAAGCGTTTCTCTTTCTCCAGCTGGCGGAAATTTCCGCACCAATACGGTAACTGTTACCGCTGAGGTCTCAGAAGATGCTACATCAGCATGGTATCAGATAGAGGGACAGGACAAGGTAGATTTGACCCCTGGTAAGTCTGTTACCTTCACTATCGGTGAAGACATGAACTTCAAGGACACCAAGACAGTGACTTGGAGTGTAACAAACTCTGAAGGCAAGGAGAAAACTGGTCAGGTAACATATACTAAGGTTGATCCTAACGCATCTATCGTGGTCATGGTGAAGGCTGACAAGGCTCCTTACATCCACGCTTGGACGCCAGGTGTTGGCGGTAAGAATCTGACAGGTGCATGGCCTGGTAAGGTGATGAAGGGTCCTGAGGAGATTGATGGTGCTAAATACTGGACTTATGATTTCGATAACGTTGAGAGCTTCAATGTAATATTGAATAATGGTAGCGGTGATCAGTCTGGTGACATCACTGGTATTACAAGTGATACCTACTTGGAGTATGACGGTGGTAAAAGTGCCAAGAAGATTTCTGCTCCTGCAAATTCGACAGCTGCTGCTAAGGTGGCTTTCAGCCCTTAA
- a CDS encoding starch-binding protein produces MNFNQTKTVTWSATSSEGEKTGKVTYTKVDPNAAITVYVKADKAPYIHAWITGGKNLTGEWPGKVMDGPVEIDGAKYWTYDFDNVESFNVILNNGSGAQSGEISGITGDTYLEYDGSRSAKKIDAPVNTVATAKVTLSPNGGDFQKTISVTATLSNNAKSGWYKIGDGEQVALTPGKATTFTLGDDMLEGESKTVTWSATNADNETKTGSATFNKQKEVVIPTPTGIFAYFLAPSDWTDVHAYVWTDGDKYAGEWPGVACTKTGEKKNGLDIWMWKYDGDKTELPAKIIFNNNGNGNNQTGNFDFVNGAVYDRNGKTNESVSTGINQVGSKKAPAKLKIYSINGVKVAEVNKVSDAEYVLAPGMYICNGKKFVIK; encoded by the coding sequence ATGAACTTCAATCAGACCAAGACTGTGACTTGGAGCGCTACAAGCTCTGAAGGCGAGAAGACTGGTAAGGTTACTTATACCAAGGTAGATCCTAACGCAGCTATCACCGTATATGTAAAGGCAGACAAGGCTCCTTACATCCACGCTTGGATAACTGGCGGCAAAAATCTGACAGGTGAATGGCCTGGTAAGGTAATGGATGGTCCTGTGGAGATTGATGGTGCTAAATACTGGACTTATGATTTCGATAACGTTGAGAGCTTCAATGTAATATTGAATAATGGTAGCGGTGCTCAGTCTGGTGAAATCTCTGGTATTACAGGTGATACCTACTTGGAGTATGATGGTAGTAGAAGTGCCAAGAAGATTGACGCTCCTGTCAATACAGTTGCTACTGCCAAGGTTACTTTGAGTCCTAACGGTGGTGACTTCCAGAAGACTATCTCCGTAACTGCCACATTGAGCAACAATGCCAAGAGCGGTTGGTATAAGATTGGCGATGGCGAGCAGGTAGCTCTTACTCCTGGTAAGGCTACTACCTTCACTCTCGGTGACGATATGCTGGAAGGCGAGAGCAAGACTGTAACTTGGAGTGCAACTAATGCTGACAATGAAACCAAGACAGGTTCTGCTACCTTCAACAAGCAGAAAGAGGTTGTAATTCCTACTCCAACAGGTATCTTCGCTTACTTCCTCGCTCCTTCAGACTGGACTGATGTTCACGCTTATGTTTGGACTGATGGTGACAAATATGCTGGTGAATGGCCTGGTGTAGCTTGTACCAAGACTGGTGAGAAGAAGAATGGTTTGGATATCTGGATGTGGAAGTATGATGGTGATAAGACTGAACTTCCTGCTAAGATTATCTTCAACAATAATGGTAATGGTAACAACCAGACTGGTAATTTCGATTTCGTAAACGGTGCAGTCTATGACCGCAACGGTAAGACCAATGAGTCTGTCTCAACAGGTATCAACCAGGTAGGTAGCAAGAAGGCTCCTGCTAAGTTGAAGATTTACTCTATCAATGGTGTGAAGGTAGCCGAAGTAAACAAGGTTTCTGATGCAGAATACGTTCTGGCTCCAGGTATGTATATCTGCAATGGCAAGAAGTTTGTTATCAAATAA
- a CDS encoding alpha-amylase family glycosyl hydrolase: MKKLAAKLWAVLMLMLVSMQTMATDTFTSDRTDFRDESIYFMITTRFYDGDPKNNVLCWDNQAAQIETKDPCWRGDFQGVIDKLDYIKALGFTAIWITPVVQNASGYDYHGYHAMDFQHVDCRYQSSDGKSGDVMFQELIDKAHKKGIKIILDIVLNHTGNFGEEKLCKLFDRNTQLRNQAYIDACMTPTETLGSDYLTILPKDQYQRRLTMMKNMNGQNQDIHNYWHHYGQFGWDDPSRWWGQIAGDCVDLNTENDAVADYLVKCYGQFIKMGVDGFRIDTSGHISRLTFNHQFIPQFAALGKQYENKRLNKAPFFMYGEVCTRGHEATYRGQANLSCYFYTWKSDESLMNQWDGSQSFWDSQVLPEGSGPIGPQALCGKETFGDKKSENAKMINGAWHEPDYSEASGFNVIDFPMHYSYNTAKDAFRLSAEDELYNDATYNVVYIDSHDYSPGPNDLNRFGGTDAQWAENLSLLFTFRGIPCIYYGSEVGFRRGVRIDPGPNGPLSDTGRAYFGGYITGDVTATDFGEYKATGNVAASLNHDVAQHLIRLNKIRQAVPALRKGQWTTDGCKATGKNGIAFKRAYKDSYVLVALNGGASFTDCPAGTYTDVVTGKTYEGPSIDVEAPATQGQLRVLVKDWKGGKIGEDGAFIYDTTAKSLDGQDYDGNEEAGTIWNEQGPIQPASVSFSQAGGSFRTETINLTVTLSEDAKSGWYQIQGQDKVNLTPGVSENLTIGEGMNFGDTKTIEWSAEAQDGKVKSGSLTFKKVDPNASITVYVQAENAPFIYAWSKGSSVKELTGAWPGTKMTESEEINGEKYWTCAFDGVETFNVILNNNSGAQSGDITGITGDIYLKYDGGANAQKIDAPVNTAAKVTLSPNGGDFEKTVSVTATLSSNAKSGWYKIGNGEQIALTPGKAATFTLGADMMEGESKIVTWSATNAEGVEKTGTATFNKIKEVVIPTPTGIFAYFLAPSDWSQVDCWAWNNTDNFTGGNWPGVSCTKTNMKKNGLDVWMWKYDGDLTTAPTMIIFSNGSGQQTKDLKFENGAVYNFAGKTNESVSTGINQVGSKKAPAKLKIYSINGVKVAEVNKVSDAEYVLAPGMYICNGKKFVIK; encoded by the coding sequence ATGAAAAAACTTGCCGCAAAATTATGGGCGGTTCTTATGCTCATGTTGGTCTCTATGCAGACGATGGCTACGGACACGTTTACCAGCGATCGTACTGACTTCCGAGACGAAAGTATCTATTTCATGATCACCACCCGTTTCTACGATGGAGATCCTAAAAACAATGTGCTCTGCTGGGACAACCAGGCAGCGCAGATTGAAACAAAAGACCCTTGCTGGCGAGGCGACTTCCAGGGTGTCATTGATAAGCTCGACTATATCAAGGCTCTTGGTTTCACAGCCATCTGGATTACTCCTGTCGTACAGAACGCATCCGGTTATGACTACCACGGCTATCATGCCATGGATTTCCAGCATGTTGACTGCCGCTATCAGAGCAGTGATGGTAAGAGTGGTGACGTGATGTTCCAGGAACTCATCGACAAGGCTCACAAAAAGGGTATCAAGATTATCCTCGATATCGTGCTCAACCACACTGGTAACTTCGGTGAGGAGAAGCTCTGCAAGCTGTTCGATCGTAACACACAACTTCGCAACCAAGCTTACATCGATGCTTGTATGACCCCTACAGAAACTTTGGGTAGTGACTACCTGACCATCCTTCCAAAGGATCAATACCAGCGTCGTCTTACCATGATGAAGAATATGAATGGTCAGAACCAGGATATTCACAACTACTGGCATCATTATGGTCAGTTCGGTTGGGATGATCCATCCCGTTGGTGGGGGCAGATTGCTGGTGACTGTGTTGACCTCAATACAGAGAACGACGCGGTGGCAGATTATCTCGTGAAGTGCTATGGTCAGTTCATCAAGATGGGTGTGGATGGTTTCCGTATCGATACATCTGGTCACATCTCACGACTCACTTTCAACCATCAGTTCATTCCTCAGTTTGCTGCCCTCGGTAAGCAGTACGAGAATAAGCGATTGAACAAGGCTCCTTTCTTTATGTATGGTGAGGTTTGTACCCGTGGTCACGAAGCAACCTATAGAGGCCAGGCCAATCTTTCTTGCTACTTCTATACATGGAAGTCTGATGAGTCTTTGATGAACCAGTGGGATGGAAGCCAAAGCTTCTGGGACAGTCAGGTATTGCCAGAGGGTTCTGGTCCTATCGGTCCTCAGGCACTCTGCGGTAAGGAAACATTTGGTGACAAGAAGAGCGAAAATGCTAAGATGATCAATGGTGCATGGCATGAGCCAGACTATTCTGAGGCAAGTGGTTTCAATGTCATCGACTTCCCAATGCACTATAGCTACAATACAGCTAAAGATGCATTCCGTCTTTCAGCGGAAGACGAACTCTATAATGATGCTACATATAATGTAGTATATATTGACAGCCATGACTACAGTCCAGGCCCTAACGATCTCAACCGTTTCGGTGGTACAGATGCTCAGTGGGCTGAGAACCTCTCTCTCTTGTTTACCTTCCGTGGTATTCCATGTATCTACTATGGTTCAGAGGTTGGTTTCCGTCGTGGTGTAAGAATCGACCCAGGTCCTAACGGTCCTCTTTCTGATACTGGTCGTGCTTACTTCGGTGGTTATATCACAGGTGATGTCACAGCAACAGACTTCGGTGAGTATAAGGCTACAGGTAACGTAGCTGCTTCTTTGAATCACGATGTTGCTCAGCACCTCATCCGTTTGAACAAGATCCGTCAGGCTGTTCCTGCTCTCCGTAAGGGTCAGTGGACAACAGATGGTTGTAAGGCAACAGGTAAGAATGGTATCGCTTTCAAGCGTGCTTACAAGGATAGCTACGTTCTCGTAGCCCTCAATGGTGGTGCTTCATTCACAGATTGCCCTGCTGGTACTTATACCGACGTGGTAACTGGTAAGACTTATGAAGGTCCTTCTATCGATGTTGAAGCTCCTGCTACTCAGGGTCAGCTCCGTGTTCTCGTAAAGGACTGGAAGGGTGGTAAGATCGGTGAGGATGGTGCTTTCATCTACGATACTACAGCTAAGTCTCTGGACGGTCAAGACTATGATGGTAATGAGGAGGCTGGTACAATTTGGAACGAGCAGGGTCCTATTCAGCCAGCAAGCGTTTCATTCTCACAGGCTGGTGGATCATTCCGTACTGAGACTATTAACCTGACAGTTACTCTCTCTGAAGACGCTAAGTCTGGTTGGTATCAGATACAAGGTCAGGATAAGGTGAACTTGACTCCTGGTGTGAGTGAGAACCTTACCATTGGCGAAGGTATGAACTTTGGCGACACCAAGACTATTGAGTGGAGCGCAGAGGCCCAGGACGGTAAAGTAAAGAGCGGTAGCTTGACCTTCAAGAAGGTGGACCCTAATGCTTCTATCACGGTTTACGTACAGGCAGAAAATGCTCCTTTTATCTATGCTTGGTCAAAAGGTTCTTCTGTTAAGGAGTTGACAGGTGCATGGCCTGGTACAAAGATGACAGAGTCTGAAGAAATCAATGGCGAAAAGTACTGGACTTGCGCTTTTGATGGTGTTGAGACCTTCAATGTCATCTTGAATAATAATAGCGGTGCACAGTCTGGTGACATCACTGGTATCACAGGTGATATCTACCTGAAGTATGACGGCGGTGCAAATGCTCAGAAGATTGACGCTCCTGTCAATACTGCAGCCAAGGTTACTTTGAGTCCTAATGGTGGTGACTTCGAGAAGACTGTTTCCGTAACAGCAACATTGAGCAGCAATGCCAAGAGTGGTTGGTACAAGATCGGTAATGGTGAGCAGATCGCTCTTACCCCTGGTAAGGCTGCTACATTCACACTCGGTGCTGACATGATGGAAGGCGAGAGCAAGATTGTAACTTGGAGCGCAACTAATGCAGAAGGTGTAGAAAAGACAGGTACTGCTACCTTCAACAAGATTAAAGAGGTAGTTATTCCTACTCCAACAGGTATCTTCGCTTACTTCCTCGCTCCTTCAGATTGGAGTCAGGTAGATTGCTGGGCTTGGAATAATACAGACAACTTTACCGGTGGTAACTGGCCAGGTGTAAGCTGTACCAAGACTAACATGAAGAAGAATGGTCTTGATGTTTGGATGTGGAAGTATGATGGCGATTTGACAACTGCTCCTACCATGATCATCTTCAGCAACGGCAGTGGTCAGCAGACAAAGGATTTGAAATTCGAAAACGGTGCAGTTTATAACTTTGCCGGTAAGACCAATGAGTCTGTCTCAACAGGTATCAACCAAGTAGGTAGCAAGAAGGCTCCAGCTAAGTTGAAGATTTACTCTATCAATGGTGTGAAGGTAGCCGAAGTAAACAAGGTTTCTGATGCAGAATACGTTCTGGCTCCAGGTATGTATATCTGCAATGGCAAGAAGTTTGTTATCAAGTAG